The genomic interval TCCTTGATCCCAGTTTGCCTTTCACCTGGATCTGGATTTTCGCGGTAGGTGGCTGGGCACTGAAATCAAAATCCATTTCCGGTTTTTTTGATTCCTCAAAATCGCCAATTTGTTCCAGCAGTGGTTGATGATGCTTTAATTGCTGAAGAGCTGTTTGATAGGCGGAGGACTTTTTGATGATGTTGTCCTGAAATAAAATGGCTCCAAAGAAAAAACCAAACAGGATCAGATTTGCCAGCAGTAATCGCATCGGAACACGCAAAGCTCCGGGATGATCAATCACCACAGACTGAACTGTTTTATCACCCCATCGCCTGGCATAGGGGTCCATCAACAAAAATAGGACTTCTACAGGCAGTAAGATCAGAAACAGGTTCCTAAATATTTTTGTAAACCAGGCGGGTTGGTTTTCAATAGCTTTCAGGTTGCGCAGACTCATGCCCAGAATCAGTTTACCGGGACTGTTGAACGGAAAAATATCCCGAAGAATAAGCCATGTCAGCAGTCCACCATAAAAAACCACAAGATTGGTAGATTGGGGTGTTGTGCTCAAATCCCAATTATCCGGTTTGAACAGTTGATTGGCGCTATTGATCATCAACACTCCGATGATGAGATCAAATAAAAAACCAAACACACGTTTGCCTTTGGAGGATATTTTAATTTTTTCAGGAGCTGAGGCGGTGTTTTCTGAGGACATTATTAAACCTTGATGGATGCTTGTAGAAATAATTGATTAATCCCGTGCAGAATAGATAAAACATAGAGATTGTTCAAGTAGAGAATCTCTCTCAATGAAGTTCAGCTCAGGATTATAAAGAATAAGCTTTTGTCTTGCTATCGGGAAAAACCTTCTGTAGTACTTCCGCAAATTTCCCAGTCGTGCATCTCCTGATGCGTCATCATTCTGCGCTTTCCAGCAGAGTCCAAACTCACATGGGTTTTATGAAAAACAAGGCCATGGTGGCAAATGATATCATTTCCATGACTTATTCTAAAAGTGTGTCTTATCTGGCTCTTACCAAACCACGCTTGCTCATGCTGGTGGTAATGACCACGCTGGTCGGATTTCTGCTTGCTGTCCGTCAGGATCATCAATGGTTGCTGATGTTTCATCTGCTGTTGGGAACCACGCTACTTGGTGGCGGAGCGAATTCGCTGAATCAGTGGTATGAATGGGCTCAGGATTCCAGAATGCGCCGAACCGCGGAACGCCCCATCCCTTCAGGAAAATTATCGAGGGAACAGGCCTGGTTGTTTGGCGTGACCATTTCTGTCACAGGCTTGCTCTATCTTGCCATGGCGGTGAATTCTTTGACTGCGCTCCTTGGTTTTTTGTCATGGGGAATTTATCTATTCTGGTATACGCCATTGAAACAGAAAAGTGTTCTGAATACATGGATTGGAGCCATCACCGGTGCTCTGCCACCTGTCATGGGCTGGACTGCGGTTGAGAATTCAATGGGAACCATCGCGCTTTGTTCCTTCGGGATTCTTTATTTCTGGCAATTACCTCATTTTTTTGCCATTTCATGGTTATGCCGTGATGATTATCAGAAGGGCGGATTCAAAATGCTGTCGATGGGGGATAATGAAGGTTCAGCGACAGCCCAACAGATGTTGCTCAATACACTACCTTTGATTGTCTTTAGTATTATCCCTTATATGACAGGATTTTGCGGAGACTCTTATATGCTGACCAGTATTATACTGGGCGGTATTTTTTTGTTTGGTGTGGGACGTTTTTATTATTTCAGAGATAATATCAGCGCCCGCTGGGTGTTTATCATCTCAATCATTTATCTGCCAATTCTATTGTCTGTGATGGTGGTGGATCGAATGCCAATATTAACTTGATCATAATCGGGAGATTTATGTCAGAAATTTCAGAGTCAGACGACTTGGCAAAAAAGTCATTTCAAACGACATTGATTTGTTGCTTTGGGTTTATTATTGCCACGGTGTTGTACGTTTTGTAAGCCATGGCCATTTGATCATTTTTATCAATCAAACATTAGGGAGAAAATATGAACATATTTCCAGTCAGTGCCTCAACCTTCAGTGGAGACATAGATGGATTATTCTGGTTGGTGACGACCTTGGTCGGATTCTGGTTTATTCTGTCTGAATTGTTATTGTTCTATTTAATATTTCGATTCCGACGCAAAAAAGGCGTTAAAGCTCAATATATTGCGGGTGAGTCCAGAAAAGAGATGGCCTGGATTTTTGTACCGCTCTTTTTTGTGATACTTTGTGATATCAGTATTGATTTGAGAACTCATAGTGTGTGGCAAAAAATCAAGGAAACACTTCCACAGGCAACAGAGAAAGTACGCGTGATCGGGCAACAATGGACTTGGGTTTTTGTGCATCCCGGGCCTGATGGAGTGCTGGATACCTCTGATGATATCGAAACAGTCAATGAATTGCATGTAAAAGTTAACACAACAACCCATTATGAATTACAGTCTCGTGATGTTCTTCACAATTTTTCAGTACCAGTGTTTCGTCTAAAACAGGACGCTATTCCAGGCCGTGCCATCACAGGCTGGTTTGAAGCCACTCAAACAGGTGAGTATGATATCCAGTGTGCTGAAATGTGTGGTATTGGTCATGGTTTGATGGGAGCCAGAATTTTTATTGATACGCAAGAACAGTATGAGACGTGGATGGCTCAAGAAATTCAAAAACAGCAAAATTATGTAGCATCCAAATAATTTCGTGCTTAGAATTAATTTTAACTTTGATAAGGAGGATCAATGAGTAAAACAGATCATCAGGTTCATCCCTCGGATCATGGTCATGGTCATGATCACGAAATGAATTTCTGGAGTAAATATATTTTTCCACTGGATCATAAAATGATTGGTTTGCAGTATTTGTGGACTGGTCTGTTCATGGCTCTGGTGGGTGGTTTTTTCGCATATGTGTTCCGGATGCAATTGGCCTTTCCGGGAGAGTCTGTGCCAGGTTTTGGTCATGTCTCACCAGCAAGCTATAATGCGTTGATCACCAATCATGGAACCATTATGATTTTTTGGGTGGCCATGCCCATGCTGGTCGCAGCCTTCGGAAACATCCTGATTCCCCTGATGATTGGTTGTGACGACATGGTATTTCCCCGATTGAACCGGTTGTCCTATCAAATCTTTTTTATTAGTACTGTGTTGCTGTTTGTCGGATTTTTTGTTCCAGGAGGAGCCTTTGGTGGCGCATGGACATCCTATCCACCACTTTCTGCCCGTGCGGAATACAACCTGACTCCATGGGGAGCATCCATCTGGTTGTTGGCTGTCGCACTTGAAATTGTCGCGTTTCTTCTTGGAGGAATTAATTTTATCACAACAACCATGAACTCC from SAR324 cluster bacterium carries:
- the cyoE gene encoding protoheme IX farnesyltransferase, translated to MKNKAMVANDIISMTYSKSVSYLALTKPRLLMLVVMTTLVGFLLAVRQDHQWLLMFHLLLGTTLLGGGANSLNQWYEWAQDSRMRRTAERPIPSGKLSREQAWLFGVTISVTGLLYLAMAVNSLTALLGFLSWGIYLFWYTPLKQKSVLNTWIGAITGALPPVMGWTAVENSMGTIALCSFGILYFWQLPHFFAISWLCRDDYQKGGFKMLSMGDNEGSATAQQMLLNTLPLIVFSIIPYMTGFCGDSYMLTSIILGGIFLFGVGRFYYFRDNISARWVFIISIIYLPILLSVMVVDRMPILT
- a CDS encoding cytochrome c oxidase subunit II; translated protein: MNIFPVSASTFSGDIDGLFWLVTTLVGFWFILSELLLFYLIFRFRRKKGVKAQYIAGESRKEMAWIFVPLFFVILCDISIDLRTHSVWQKIKETLPQATEKVRVIGQQWTWVFVHPGPDGVLDTSDDIETVNELHVKVNTTTHYELQSRDVLHNFSVPVFRLKQDAIPGRAITGWFEATQTGEYDIQCAEMCGIGHGLMGARIFIDTQEQYETWMAQEIQKQQNYVASK